A segment of the Phycisphaeraceae bacterium genome:
CTTCACGACGTTGCGGGCCGGCTTGGCCTTGAACATCACTTCTTCCTTCGTGAACGGGTTGATGCCTTTGCGGGCCTTGGTGGCGGGCTTGCGCACCACGGTGATCTTCATCATCCCCGGCACGGTGAACTGTTCGGCTTTGCCCTTCTTGAGGTCGGCCGACACCATCGCGCTCATGGCGTCGAACACGCTGGCCACGTCCTTCTTGGTGATGTTGGCCTGCTCGGCGATGGTCGCGTAGATCTCGCTCTTGGTTCTGGGCTTGTCGGCTCCGACGATCTTGGCCGCCTTGGGGGCTGGTTTGCTGGCGGCTTTCTTTACGGTCTTCTTGGCCATTGATGAGTTCTCCATTGCTCTGTGCAGAATTGCACGTATCGCGCACACTTGTACCGCACCAGCGGGCACCGGGCAAGTCGATTCGGCCGGAATTCTGTGCGATTGGCGCGATTTGTGCCATATTCCGCCACAATTCCCGCTGTTTGCCTCCGCTGTGTCCGTCTATCCACCTTGTTTTCCCGCACCGCCGGCGCGTCCGCGCACGCCCCGGGCCGGGCCGGTCTACGGTCTTCCCATGACATCCACTCCCTCGCCTGCTCCCCGCATCGCGGTGTCGCGCACGCTCAGCGGCACGCTGTCTGTCCCCGGCGCGACGATCGATGTGCTTGGCGAGGCGCTGCCCACGCCCGCGGCCCTGGCCGAGTTTGCCCGCGGCGCGAGCATTCTCGTCACCATGTACACCGATCGGGTCGATGCCGCGCTGCTCGCGGCCGCCGGTGCGGGCCTGATGGGCGTGTGCAACGTTGCGGTCGGCGTCAACAACATCGACCTCGACGCCTGCCGCTCGGCCGGTGTCATCGTCACGAACACGCCCGACGCAGTGACCGAGGGCACGGCCGATCTGGCGTGGGCGCTGGTGCTGGCCGTCGCGCGGCGTCTGATCGAGGCCGACCGCTATGCCCGCAGCGCGGCGTATCCGGCCCGCGGCCCGCTGGGCATGGCCGAGATGCTCGGGCAGGATCTGACCGGCCGCACCCTGCACATCGTCGGGGCCGGGCGCATCGGCCTTGCGGTCGCCCACCGGGCCCGCGCGTGGGGCATGTCCATCCTTTACACCGCCCGCAGCCGCCACTGGGAGTTCGAACTCTCCCCCCTGGCCGCCGAACGCGTCGAGCTCGACGCCGGGCTGGCCCGGGCCGACGTAGTGAGCATCCACACACCCCTGACCCCTGCCACCCACCACCTCATCGACGCCCGTCGCCTGGGGCTTTTGAAACCGTCGGCGATTCTGATCAACACCAGCCGCGGCCCGGTGATCGACGAGGCCGCGCTCGCGGCCCGTCTGCACGCCGGCGCCCTCTGGGGTGCCGGGCTGGATGTCTACGAGCGTGAGCCAGTGATCCATCCCGACCTGCTGACCGCTCCCAACACGGTGCTGACCCCGCACATCGGCTCGGCAGCGGCCCGCTATCGCGAGGAAATGACAGCGATGGTCGCAGCGAATGCCGCCGCGATCCTGCGGGGCGAGCAACCCCCCAATCAGGTGAACTGAGCAGCCCGCCGTTTCGGCTTCCCCCTCCGGCCCCGCGCTGGTCCGAGCGACCTAGGCTACCAACCGGGCCTGAACCCCGGCTGGAGCATACCCCATGAGCCTCGTCGTCACCGGCACCATCGGCATCGACACCGTCTATGTGCCCAGCGGAGAACACCGCGAGAACATCCTCGGCGGCTCGTGCGCCTACTTCGCCGCCGCCGCCAGCATCTACGGCCCCGTGTCGGTCGTCGCGGTCGTCGGCGAAGACTTCCCACCCGCCATGCGCCAGACGCTGGCCGGCTTTGCCAACGTCAACCTCGACGGCCTCGAGACCCGCCCCGGCCAGCGGACCTTCCGCTGGGGCGGCAAGTACATGAAGAACATGGATCAGCGCGAGACGCTCTACACCGAACTGGGCGTGCTCGAAGATGCGCCGCCCGAAATCCCCCACGCGCTGCGCTCAGCCGGGTTCGTGTTCCTGGCCAACAGCCACCCGGGCGTGCAGTACCACCTGCTGAGCCAGTTCGCCGACCCCGTGCTCGCGGTCGCCGACACCATGGACCTGTGGATCAATATCGCGCGCGACGAACTCGAGGTCCTGCTCGCCCACGTCGATGGGCTGGTGCTCAACTACGACGAGGCCGAACTGCTCACGGGCCTGGCCAACCCCGTCGCCGCCGGGCGCAAGATCCTCGAGGCCGGGCCGAGATTCGTCGTCATCAAGAAGGGAGAGCACGGCGCGATCCTCATCCATGAAGACGGGCTGGCCGCCTTGCCCGCCTACCCCGCCGAGCGCGTCATCGACCCCACCGGCGCCGGCGACACCTTCGCGGCCGGACTCATGGCCAACCTGGCCAGCGAGTACAAGTCCGGACGCGCGGTGGACCCCGGTTCGTTCGCCGCAGTCAGGCGGGCGATGGCCCACGGCACCGTCGTGGCCAGTTTCACCATCGAGTCGTTCAGCCTCGACCGCCTGGCAAGCCTCACCACCGGTGATGTGAACCAGAGATTCGACGAGTACGCCGCCATGATGCGGCTGGTGTGAACCATGAGCGACACGCCCGAACCGGCGTACCTGAAGCCGTATGCCGAGGCCGCCCGCGCCGTCGGCGCCCGCTTCGAGGCGCTGCTGTGGCTCAGCCGCGAGAGCCAGACCGCCCGCTTCGCGACCATCGCGGCCATGCTCGACAGCCAGGCGGGCGCGATGGCGGACTTCGGCTGCGGCAGGGCGGACCTGCTCGAACACCTGCTCGACGCCGGGCTGGCGCCCGCGCGATACATCGGCATCGACGGGGTCGAAGCCATGGTCGCCGCGGGAAACGAGCGCATCACCGCGCGCCGCATCGACAACGCCTCGTGCCGCTTTGACGATTTCGTGGCCAACCAGACCATCTTCGCGGATCTGGCACGCGACATGAAGATCGACACCTTCGTCTTCTCGGGCTCGCTCAACACGCTCACGCAGGAGATCGCCGAGGCCGTGCTCGATCGGGCCTTCGCCGCGCTGCCCGCCGGCGGCGTGCTGATCTTCAACTTCCTGTCGTCCGAAGCCCCCAACCGGGAAGGGAACAGCCAGACCGGCCCGGCCCGCCGATTCAAGACCCTCGCCCTCGTGCGCTTCGCCCTCGACCGCACGCCGCTCGTCCGCTTCGCCTGCGATTACCTCGGCGGGCACGACGCGACCATCCGCATGGAACGACCCTGAACACGAGGGCTCGCACGACGCTACCATCAGCCCGCCATGGCACGCATCATCGTCTTCCAACACTCACCACACGGCACGCCCGGTCGACTCGGCATGACGCTGCGCGACCACGGCTTCGTGCTCGACATCCGCCGCCTCGATCTGCCTGAGCCGCACAGTGGATGGTTCCCGCCCGATCTCGACAACGTGCACGGCGTGATCAGCCTCGGCGGCCCGCAGAATGTCGATGAAAGCCACCCGTGGCTGGCGGGCGAACTGGCCTTCCTGAAGCGCGCTCACGAAGCAGCCCTCCCCGTCGTGGGCATCTGCCTCGGCTGCCAGCTCATCGCTGCCGCCCTCGGAGGCAGCGTCGCAAAGATGAAACAGCCCGAAGTGGGCATGCTGCCGATCGACATCACCGTGCCCGGCCAGACCGACACCCTGCTCGCGGGCATGCCATGGCGACACATCCAGTTCCAGAGCCACGGCTATGAAGTCACCTCGCCCCCGCCAGGCGCACAGATCCTGGCGACCAGCGCCCAGTGCCGCGTGCAGGTCTTCCGCGTCGGCATGCGGACCGTCGGGATCCAGTTCCACCCCGAATGCGACCGGGCCATGATCGAGCGCTTCGAAAGCGTGCCCGGTTCGTTGGCCGCCAAGGCCGGACTGGGCATCGAAGAACTCGCCCGACAGATCGATGAGCACTACCAGCAGTACGCCCGCATCGGCGACCGCCTGAGCCTGAACATCTCGACCATGCTCTTCCCCTTCCAGAGCCTGCTCGCGGTCTAGGCCATGGGCAGCACGCTCGCCATTGCTGCCCCGCCCGACTTCGACCTGGCGCGCGACGCCAACTCTTATGGCTACGTCCGCCTCGCGCCCGACCGCTGGGACGCCGACGCCGCATGCCTGTACACGATCCTCAGCCTCGACGGCGGCCCCGCACCGCTGCGCGTCACCCAGAGCGCACGCGGCCGCCTCCGCGCTGCGTTTGGTCGCGCCCTCTCACGCAGCGAGCAGGCGCAGGCACGCAGACACATCGCGCGCATGCTGCGCCTCGACGAGACGCAGGCCGACATCGCCGCCTTTCATGCTGTCGATCCCCGCTGGAAGGCCAGCGGTCGCGGCCGCGTGTTTCGATCGGCCACGCTCTTTCAGGACATCATCCGCACCGTCACCAGCTGCAACGTGGCATGGTCGAGCACCGTCAACATGAACCGCTGGTTCTGCGAAGTACTCGGTGAAGGTGGCGCATTCCCAACCGTGTCCCGCTTTGCGCGCGTCCGCCCCGGCACGTTGCGAGGCCGATGCCGCGTCGGCTATCGCGACCAGCGCATCATCGATCTGGCCAGACTCTTCCTCTCCGGACAGATCGACGAAGCATGGCTCAGCGATCCCGCGACCAGCGACGATGCAGCCTTCGCGTTCCTCAAGACCCTCCCGGGCATCGGACCATACGCCGCAGCCAACATCATGCAACTGCTCGGACGCTACGCCTTCCTCGCGATCGACTCCGAAACCTTGCGACACGCTCGCAAAGCGCTCGGCTTCACTGGCGAAGACCCACAGGTCATTGCACAGGTGCGCGCGCATTACGAACAATTCGGAGCGCACAAATTTCGCAGTTACTGGTTCGAGTTGTGGACTGGGTATGAGGTCAAACTCGGTCCCGCCCACGAATGGCAACCTTCATGAGGCCGCCCATATCGATCGGAGATCGAGGAATAGGGGATAAAGGACTCGAACCTTTACTAACGGAATCAGAATCCGTCGTGCTACCATTACACCAATCCCCTGGCACCGAGCAGGCGGATTGTACCCATGGAGGCGGTGTGGGCAAGAAGCGTCAATCCCGGGCGAGCCATGTTCCCTTCGGATCCGCGTCGTTGCGAGTCTGGACAGGTTTGGCACGTCCATACTGGGCCCGGCGGGCAGCGTACCCGCTGGGGGGCTGGACTGCCGGTGAAGGGATTTTCGGGGCAGACGCAGCAATCGGAGGCACCTCTGGCACCGCTGACGGGGGGGCTTCAGGATTCTCGACGGGCTCGCCCAGGCGACGGCTGCGGGCTTCGGTAATCGACCGATCCAATTTGCCCAGAATGGCTTTCACCTGGTTGAAGGCTTCTTTTGGCTGCGTCATTGTCATGGACCCCTCCGTGGTTCACTCGTCCTATCGGCCCCCCAGGCGTGCGACTTGGGTCCGAGACCAATGACTCGGGCAGCCCATTGCGTCCGAGGTGGGTCTGTGCGGTTTGGCGCAGCAGACCAGATCGGCTAGGCTGAGGGACGGGACGCGCAGTCCCCACAAGTGAGGATGACATGGCAGAAGTGATTCTTGAAAATGTCTGGAAGACGTACGACGGGGGCGTGGACGCTGTTCGGGGCTTTAGCCTCCATATCGCCGACGGCGAGTTCGTCGTGCTCGTCGGGCCATCCGGGTGCGGCAAAAGCACAACGCTGCGCATGATCGCAGGTCTCGAAGACATTACACGCGGGACCATCCGAATTGGGCAGCGCATCGTCAACGATGTGCATCCCAAGGACCGCGACATCGCCATGGTGTTTCAGAACTACGCACTCTACCCGCACATGAGCGTGTATCGAAACATGGCATTCGCGCTGAAACTGCGCCGCGTGCCCAAAGACGAGATCGAGCGTCGCGTGCGCGGGGCGGCACAGATTCTGGGGATCGAACACCTCCTCGACCGCAAGCCGCGAGCGCTCTCAGGCGGGCAGAGACAGCGTGTGGCGGTTGGGCGTGCCATTGTGCGCGAGCCTCAGGCGTTTCTGTTCGACGAACCTTTGTCGAACCTCGATGCCAAACTTCGCGTGACCACGCGTGGCGAACTCAAAGCGCTGCATCAAAGATTGCGCACAACAACGGTGTATGTGACACACGATCAGGAAGAAGCCATGACGCTTGGCGACCGCGTTGTGGTCATGGCCGACGCTGTGATTCAGCAGGTCGATACCCCGTTCGAGGTGTACCGCAATCCGATCAATCGGTTCGTCGCGGCGTTCATCGGCACGCCTCCGATGAACTTCCTCGAAGGGGCTCTAGAGCGGGGCGATGGTGGGATCGATTTTGTCGAAGCGGGCAACTCGGGGCGTGCGGCGCGGGTGAGGTTGTGCCCTGATCATGCTGCAATGGTCGAGTCGCGTGTGGGCGAGCGCGTCGTGCTTGGGGTCAGGCCCGGAGCGATGCGGTTTGTCGAGCGGGGCGCGCCTCTGAGTGGAGACACGATCGAGGTCGAAGTGGTCGTGATCGAGCCTCTCGGAGA
Coding sequences within it:
- a CDS encoding class I SAM-dependent methyltransferase, with translation MSDTPEPAYLKPYAEAARAVGARFEALLWLSRESQTARFATIAAMLDSQAGAMADFGCGRADLLEHLLDAGLAPARYIGIDGVEAMVAAGNERITARRIDNASCRFDDFVANQTIFADLARDMKIDTFVFSGSLNTLTQEIAEAVLDRAFAALPAGGVLIFNFLSSEAPNREGNSQTGPARRFKTLALVRFALDRTPLVRFACDYLGGHDATIRMERP
- a CDS encoding D-glycerate dehydrogenase, translated to MTSTPSPAPRIAVSRTLSGTLSVPGATIDVLGEALPTPAALAEFARGASILVTMYTDRVDAALLAAAGAGLMGVCNVAVGVNNIDLDACRSAGVIVTNTPDAVTEGTADLAWALVLAVARRLIEADRYARSAAYPARGPLGMAEMLGQDLTGRTLHIVGAGRIGLAVAHRARAWGMSILYTARSRHWEFELSPLAAERVELDAGLARADVVSIHTPLTPATHHLIDARRLGLLKPSAILINTSRGPVIDEAALAARLHAGALWGAGLDVYEREPVIHPDLLTAPNTVLTPHIGSAAARYREEMTAMVAANAAAILRGEQPPNQVN
- a CDS encoding HU family DNA-binding protein, translated to MAKKTVKKAASKPAPKAAKIVGADKPRTKSEIYATIAEQANITKKDVASVFDAMSAMVSADLKKGKAEQFTVPGMMKITVVRKPATKARKGINPFTKEEVMFKAKPARNVVKVRPMKGLKDMVS
- the ugpC gene encoding sn-glycerol-3-phosphate ABC transporter ATP-binding protein UgpC, with translation MAEVILENVWKTYDGGVDAVRGFSLHIADGEFVVLVGPSGCGKSTTLRMIAGLEDITRGTIRIGQRIVNDVHPKDRDIAMVFQNYALYPHMSVYRNMAFALKLRRVPKDEIERRVRGAAQILGIEHLLDRKPRALSGGQRQRVAVGRAIVREPQAFLFDEPLSNLDAKLRVTTRGELKALHQRLRTTTVYVTHDQEEAMTLGDRVVVMADAVIQQVDTPFEVYRNPINRFVAAFIGTPPMNFLEGALERGDGGIDFVEAGNSGRAARVRLCPDHAAMVESRVGERVVLGVRPGAMRFVERGAPLSGDTIEVEVVVIEPLGDDMDVRMKTAHHDQLIARVPIRGGLTPGESARVRIDTARAHFFEPGDFGANLTRVEATAVTG
- a CDS encoding type 1 glutamine amidotransferase encodes the protein MARIIVFQHSPHGTPGRLGMTLRDHGFVLDIRRLDLPEPHSGWFPPDLDNVHGVISLGGPQNVDESHPWLAGELAFLKRAHEAALPVVGICLGCQLIAAALGGSVAKMKQPEVGMLPIDITVPGQTDTLLAGMPWRHIQFQSHGYEVTSPPPGAQILATSAQCRVQVFRVGMRTVGIQFHPECDRAMIERFESVPGSLAAKAGLGIEELARQIDEHYQQYARIGDRLSLNISTMLFPFQSLLAV
- a CDS encoding bifunctional hydroxymethylpyrimidine kinase/phosphomethylpyrimidine kinase, producing the protein MSLVVTGTIGIDTVYVPSGEHRENILGGSCAYFAAAASIYGPVSVVAVVGEDFPPAMRQTLAGFANVNLDGLETRPGQRTFRWGGKYMKNMDQRETLYTELGVLEDAPPEIPHALRSAGFVFLANSHPGVQYHLLSQFADPVLAVADTMDLWINIARDELEVLLAHVDGLVLNYDEAELLTGLANPVAAGRKILEAGPRFVVIKKGEHGAILIHEDGLAALPAYPAERVIDPTGAGDTFAAGLMANLASEYKSGRAVDPGSFAAVRRAMAHGTVVASFTIESFSLDRLASLTTGDVNQRFDEYAAMMRLV